A stretch of Microbacterium sp. LWH3-1.2 DNA encodes these proteins:
- a CDS encoding thiamine-binding protein, whose translation MLVAFSVAPSGTGRADGSVHDAVAAAVSVVRDSGLPHRTTSMFTEIEGEWDDVFDVVRRATDAVAPYGSRVSLVLKADIRPGYSGELDGKIERLEAAIDRREGEADAD comes from the coding sequence ATGCTCGTCGCCTTCTCCGTGGCACCCAGCGGAACCGGCCGCGCCGACGGCTCGGTGCACGATGCCGTGGCGGCCGCCGTGAGCGTCGTGCGCGACAGCGGCCTGCCGCACCGCACGACGTCGATGTTCACCGAGATCGAGGGGGAGTGGGACGACGTCTTCGACGTCGTCAGGCGTGCGACCGACGCCGTCGCGCCCTACGGCTCGCGGGTCTCGCTCGTGCTCAAGGCCGACATCCGTCCCGGGTACTCCGGCGAGCTCGACGGAAAGATCGAGCGGCTCGAGGCCGCGATCGACCGCCGGGAGGGCGAGGCCGACGCCGACTGA
- a CDS encoding MFS transporter: MTSSNLTRGAATWALLSLAVGSFGIGMTEFVVMGLLPNIGSDLLPSLWQLRQEDAIYQAGWLVSLYALGVVVGAPTIAGAVAKYPRHRVMIGLALALTVFNALTFLAPTFEWVAASRFFAGLPHGAYFGIGALVAADVLGPGKRAKGVAFVLTGLTVANVVGVPLGTYLGQQLGWRAAFMVVAGIFAAATVLITFFVPEHPGDPSRTLRAELKVFRIGQVWLALGVGAIGFGGFFAVYSYVAPLVTEVAGSPEWSVPIVLVLMGLGMTVGNLVGGHLADVDLKRTLIGGLVGLAAVLAMLAITAQWIWALAFFVFAVGFVASVLSPTIQTRLMDVAEDNQSIAAALNHSALNIGNSLGAFLGGVVIAAGWGFGAPALVGVGLALAGLVLATASLILERRGVRVAV, encoded by the coding sequence GTGACCTCCTCGAATCTCACGAGGGGGGCGGCGACGTGGGCGCTCCTTTCCCTCGCCGTCGGCAGCTTCGGTATCGGCATGACCGAGTTCGTCGTCATGGGCCTGCTCCCGAACATCGGCTCCGACCTGCTTCCGTCGCTCTGGCAGCTCCGCCAGGAGGACGCGATCTATCAGGCCGGCTGGCTCGTCTCGCTCTACGCGCTCGGCGTCGTGGTCGGCGCGCCGACGATCGCAGGCGCCGTCGCGAAGTACCCGCGCCACCGCGTGATGATCGGTCTGGCTCTCGCGCTCACCGTCTTCAACGCGCTCACCTTCCTGGCACCGACGTTCGAGTGGGTCGCGGCATCCCGCTTCTTCGCGGGGCTCCCGCACGGCGCGTACTTCGGTATCGGGGCGCTCGTCGCGGCGGACGTGCTCGGTCCGGGCAAGCGGGCGAAGGGCGTCGCGTTCGTGCTGACCGGCCTCACCGTCGCCAACGTCGTCGGCGTGCCGCTGGGCACGTATCTCGGCCAGCAGCTCGGATGGCGTGCGGCGTTCATGGTCGTGGCAGGGATCTTCGCGGCGGCGACCGTGCTGATCACGTTCTTCGTCCCCGAGCATCCGGGCGATCCGTCGCGCACGCTCCGCGCCGAGCTCAAGGTGTTCCGCATCGGGCAGGTGTGGCTGGCGCTGGGCGTCGGTGCGATCGGATTCGGTGGATTCTTCGCGGTGTACAGCTACGTCGCGCCGCTCGTGACGGAGGTCGCGGGCTCGCCGGAGTGGTCCGTGCCGATCGTGCTCGTGCTCATGGGCCTCGGCATGACGGTCGGCAACCTCGTCGGCGGGCATCTCGCCGACGTCGACCTCAAACGCACGCTGATCGGAGGACTCGTGGGACTCGCGGCAGTGCTCGCGATGCTCGCCATCACCGCGCAGTGGATCTGGGCGCTCGCGTTCTTCGTGTTCGCCGTCGGGTTCGTGGCGTCCGTCCTCAGCCCCACGATCCAGACGCGGCTGATGGACGTCGCCGAGGACAACCAGTCGATCGCTGCGGCGCTGAACCACTCGGCGCTCAACATCGGCAACAGCCTCGGCGCCTTCCTCGGCGGCGTCGTCATCGCCGCCGGCTGGGGATTCGGGGCACCGGCGTTGGTGGGCGTGGGACTCGCCCTCGCGGGGCTGGTGCTCGCGACGGCGAGCCTCATTCTCGAGCGGCGCGGGGTGCGCGTCGCGGTCTGA
- a CDS encoding NUDIX hydrolase — MPEPTPNADRALQALSDSIGGARTRRPEDATDPAVPVAATVVLLRDGAHGLEVLMIERPDRGSFAGAWVFPGGKLEDADHGADDEPEETAARRAGVRETHEETGLALDSGALVTLSCWDPPPGLALRIRTWFFVTRADAGALTLSADEVVTAEWLRPADALARHGHGGFTLYPPTWVTLHGLADHADAESVAGAARLGGVQRFETVARRGGEGPLLLWQGDDEWEGDAGGAASGSRHRLEIGALPWRYQRTG; from the coding sequence ATGCCGGAACCGACGCCGAACGCGGACCGTGCGCTGCAAGCGCTGAGCGACTCGATCGGCGGCGCGAGGACGCGCCGGCCCGAGGATGCCACCGACCCGGCCGTCCCCGTCGCCGCGACGGTCGTGCTGCTGCGCGACGGCGCCCACGGGCTCGAGGTGCTGATGATCGAACGGCCCGACCGCGGATCGTTCGCCGGCGCCTGGGTCTTTCCCGGCGGAAAGCTCGAAGACGCCGACCACGGCGCCGACGACGAGCCCGAAGAGACCGCCGCCCGCCGCGCCGGGGTGCGCGAGACGCACGAGGAGACCGGGCTCGCGCTCGACTCCGGTGCGCTCGTGACGCTGTCGTGCTGGGATCCACCGCCCGGCCTCGCGCTGCGGATCCGCACCTGGTTCTTCGTGACGCGCGCCGACGCAGGTGCGCTGACGCTGTCGGCCGACGAGGTTGTGACCGCCGAGTGGCTGCGGCCCGCCGACGCACTCGCGCGGCACGGTCACGGCGGTTTCACGCTGTATCCGCCTACCTGGGTGACGCTCCATGGCCTGGCCGATCACGCCGACGCGGAGTCGGTCGCCGGCGCGGCGCGCCTCGGCGGCGTACAGCGCTTCGAGACGGTCGCGCGTCGTGGCGGTGAGGGCCCGTTGCTGCTCTGGCAGGGCGACGACGAGTGGGAGGGCGACGCCGGGGGCGCAGCATCCGGTTCCCGTCATCGCCTGGAGATCGGCGCGCTGCCCTGGCGCTACCAGCGGACGGGTTGA